One part of the Roseomonas gilardii genome encodes these proteins:
- a CDS encoding SDR family NAD(P)-dependent oxidoreductase, producing the protein MSALFDLAGRTAIVTGGNGGIGLGMARGLVACGARVAVVGRNAEKNASAVAALGGEAFALQADLAEPGSADRVVAEVMARAGGLAILVNNAGTNIRRLPQDVSDEDWYAVMDANLTSAMRMSRAAYPHLKASGHGRVISIGSMMSIFGLPLSPAYGASKGGIVQYTRSLAVAWGPDGITANAILPGWIETELTAGAKRDIPDLNDRVLARTPQKRWGLPGDFAGIAAFLASDAAAFVTGTAIPVDGGLSVHG; encoded by the coding sequence ATGAGCGCCCTCTTCGACCTCGCCGGCCGCACCGCCATCGTCACCGGCGGCAATGGCGGCATCGGCCTCGGCATGGCGCGTGGCCTCGTCGCCTGCGGCGCCCGCGTCGCCGTGGTGGGCCGCAACGCGGAGAAGAACGCTTCCGCCGTGGCTGCCCTGGGCGGGGAGGCCTTCGCCCTCCAGGCCGACCTTGCGGAGCCCGGCAGCGCCGACCGCGTGGTGGCCGAGGTGATGGCCCGCGCCGGCGGCCTCGCCATCCTGGTCAACAATGCCGGCACCAACATCCGCCGCCTGCCGCAGGACGTGTCGGACGAGGACTGGTACGCCGTCATGGACGCCAACCTCACCAGCGCCATGCGGATGAGCCGCGCCGCCTATCCGCATCTCAAGGCCTCCGGCCATGGGCGGGTGATCTCGATCGGCTCGATGATGTCGATCTTCGGCCTGCCGCTCTCCCCCGCCTATGGCGCCAGCAAGGGCGGCATCGTGCAGTACACCCGCTCCCTCGCCGTTGCCTGGGGCCCGGACGGCATCACCGCCAACGCCATCCTGCCCGGCTGGATCGAGACCGAGCTGACCGCCGGCGCCAAGCGCGACATCCCCGACCTGAACGACCGCGTCCTCGCCCGCACGCCGCAGAAGCGCTGGGGCCTGCCGGGCGACTTCGCCGGCATCGCCGCCTTCCTGGCCAGCGACGCCGCCGCCTTCGTCACCGGCACGGCCATCCCGGTGGATGGCGGGCTGTCGGTGCACGGCTGA